The Strigops habroptila isolate Jane chromosome 13, bStrHab1.2.pri, whole genome shotgun sequence genome contains a region encoding:
- the LOC115615305 gene encoding serine/threonine-protein phosphatase 4 regulatory subunit 1-like isoform X1 — MAGVPLYFVDLQDDLDDFGFEDYGPDCDSMRITAFLDIPGQDNLTPLARLEKYAFSDNIFNRQIIARGLLDVFRDFSNNEEDFLTVMEIVVRLSEDAEPTVRTELMEQIPPIAIFLQENRPKFPTAFFEYLMPIVVRYLTDVNNQVRKAGQEALLILLEQDLVAQSDIENKVCPILLDLSAPDSDDEYKVEAVNIICKMASMLSRTTVEHMLLPRFCELCSDGKLFQVRKICAANFGDICNAVGQEATERLLIPKFFELCSDSVWGMRKACAECFMAVSYTTSPEVRRSKLSPLFISLISDTCRWVRQAAFQSLGPFISTFANPSSAGLYIQEDGTPSIQQSARDVNSNSCQPSNNKTSMSSNTNATLPSSEQPKEIKPESSTEETSAEVRTKLSVEKLNKDTQEECSYCCISPGEDASRLSQGDRVAASVIEVTKDSSFPGMNSRLQSAEDVFNTFLYWRPPLPDISQDLELLQFKTEKHKDSCSAPCNSCVASSEIKKVLESLQEHIDDPDVQAQVQVLSAALRAAQFDSVGDYETKKMKESSGKLQNKTISDETTVSDATCSQVEEDTLSSPASQDNISDQSPTCVLKSTDSEEQHRGTSVFLKKEQENNSPVDDDKSKLQDIIPQPLLDQYLSMTDPARAQTVDTEIAKHCAYSLPGVALTLGRQNWHCLKDTYETLASDVQWKVRRTLAFSIHELAVILGDQLTAADLVPIFNGFLKDLDEVRIGVLKHLYDFLKLLHADKRREYLYQLQEFVVTDNSRNWRFRYELAEQLILILELYNPNDVYDYLRHIALTLCSDKVSEVRWISFKLVVAILQKFYANNANALGLNFINELVVRFRHCSKWVGRQAFAFICQAVVEEECMPVDQFVEHLLPSLLSLASDPVPNVRVLLAKALRQTLLEKAYFKSVGNPHLEAAEETVLALQSDRDQDVSFFATIKLKQGSMDNTTIDKQN, encoded by the exons ATGGCCG GGGTCCCTTTGTATTTTGTGGATTTGCAGGATGACTTAGATGATT TCGGGTTTGAAGATTATGGACCAGACTGTGATAGCATGAGGATAACAGCATTTTTGGATATTCCTGGACAGGACAACTTAACTCCACTGGCTCGTCTAGAAAAATATGCCTTCAGTGATAACATATTTAACAG GCAAATTATTGCCAGAGGTCTTTTGGATGTCTTTCGAGATTTCAGTAATAATGAAGAAGACTTCCTGACTGTAATGGAAATAGTGGTCAGGCTCTCTGAAGATGCAG AACCAACTGTACGTACAGAGCTGATGGAACAAATACCTCCTATTGCcatttttctgcaagaaaatcGACCAAAATTCCCAACAGCATTTTTTGAATACCTTATGCCCATAGTAGTGAGATACCTCACAGATGTTAACAATCAG GTTAGAAAGGCAGGTCAAGAAGCACTGCTTATACTGCTAGAACAAGATCTTGTTGCTCAGAGCGACATTGAAAATAAGGTGTGTCCAATTCTGTTGGACCTCTCTGCTCCTGACAGTGATGATGAGTACAAGGTGGAAGCTGTGAAT ATAATCTGTAAAATGGCTTCTATGCTGAGCAGAACAACAGTTGAGCACATGCTGCTCCCTCGTTTCTGTGAACTGTGCAGTGATGGGAAATTGTTTCAAGTCCGAAAG ATTTGTGCAGCTAATTTTGGTGACATTTGTAATGCAGTTGGGCAAGAAGCCACAGAAAGACTGCTG ATTCCCAAATTCTTTGAACTCTGTTCTGATAGTGTTTGGGGAATGAGAAAAGCTTGTGCTGAATGCTTTATGGCAGTGTCTTACACCACATCCCCAGAAGTTCGCAGAAGCAAACTATCCCCACTGTTTATCAGTCTTATTAGTGACACTTGCAGATGG GTTCGTCAGGctgcttttcagtctcttggCCCATTTATTTCTACCTTTGCAAACCCTTCAAGTGCTGGTCTTTACATTCAAGAAGATGGGACGCCGAGTATCCAACAGTCAGCGCGAGATGTGAATTCCAATTCTTGTCAGccaagcaacaacaaaacttcAATGTCCTCCAATACAAATGCTACACTGCCCAG TTCAGAACAACCAAAGGAAATCAAACCAGAATCATCGACTGAAGAGACTTCAGCTGAAGTTCGTACAAAGCTCTCTGTTGAGAAACTAAATAAAGATACACAGGAGGAATGTTCATATTGTTGTATCAGTCCTGGAGAAGATGCGTCTCGATTGTCTCAGGGTGACAGAGTTGCTGCTAGTGTCATAGAAGTCACTAAGGACAGCAGTTTTCCTGGAATGAACTCAAGGCTACAGTCTGCTGAGGACGTATTTAATACTTTTCTATACTGGCGCCCTCCTCTGCCTGATATAAGTCAGGATCTGGAGTTGCTTCAGTTCAAGACTGAAAAGCATAAAGATAGCTGTTCAGCGCCATGTAATAGCTGTGTTGCTagtagtgaaataaaaaaagttctAGAAAGCTTGCAAGAGCACATAGATGATCCAGATGTTCAAG CTCAGGTCCAAGTGCTGTCTGCTGCTCTCAGAGCTGCTCAGTTTGATTCTGTTGGTGACTATGAGaccaaaaaaatgaaagaaagcagtGGCAAACTCCAGAACAAAACTATTTCAGATGAAACCACTGTTTCAGATGCTACCTgcagccaggtggaggaggaCACGCTTTCATCCCCTGCTTCCCAGGATAACATCAGTGACCAGTCTCCCACCTGTGTACTGAAAAGCACA GACTCAGAGGAACAGCACAGAGGAaccagtgtatttttaaagaaagagcaagaaaataatTCGCCAGTGGATGATGACAAGTCAAAATTACAG GATATCATACCTCAGCCTTTATTAGACCAGTACTTGTCAATGACCGACCCAGCTCGAGCCCAGACTGTTGATACTGAAATAGCCAAACACTGTGCATATAGCCTTCCTGGAGTGGCCTTGACACTGGGCAGGCAGAACTGGCACTGCCTGAAAGATACGTATGAGACACTGGCCTCGGATGTACAG TGGAAGGTACGTCGGACGCTAGCTTTCTCCATACATGAACTAGCAGTTATCCTGGGGGATCAGCTAACGGCTGCTGACCTGGTGCCAATTTTCAATGGATTCTTGAAAGATCTGGATGAAGTGCGTATTGGTGTCCTTAAACATCTGTATGACTTCCTGAAG ttacTTCATGCAGACAAAAGGAGAGAGTATCTTTATCAACTTCAAGAATTTGTGGTGACTGATAACAGCAGGAACTGGAGGTTTCGTTACGAGCTGGCGGA GCAGCTGATCCTGATACTGGAGCTCTATAATCCCAATGATGTCTATGACTACCTAAGACATATTGCATTAACTCTCTGCTCCGATAAAGTTTCAGAAGTCCGGTGGATCTCCTTCAAACTG GTTGTAGCAATACTACAGAAGTTCTATGCAAACAATGCAAATGCACTGGGATTAAATTTCATTAATGAACTTGTGGTGCGGTTTCGCCACTGCTCCAAGTGGGTTGGAAGACAAGCTTTTGCCTTCATTTGTCAG GCTGTAGTAGAAGAAGAATGTATGCCTGTCGACCAGTTTGTTGAACACTTACTCCCCAGTCTGTTAAGTCTTGCTTCAGATCCTGTGCCAAACGTAAGGGTTCTGTTGGCCAAGGCTCTAAGGCAGACATTATTGGAGAAAG CTTATTTTAAAAGCGTTGGCAATCCTCATCtagaagctgcagaagagacCGTTTTAGCCCTGCAGTCTGACAGAGATCAAGATGTGTCCTTCTTTGCCACCATAAAACTAAAGCAGGGTAGCATGGACAATACTACCATTGACAAACAAAACTAA
- the LOC115615305 gene encoding serine/threonine-protein phosphatase 4 regulatory subunit 1-like isoform X2, whose protein sequence is MAVGFEDYGPDCDSMRITAFLDIPGQDNLTPLARLEKYAFSDNIFNRQIIARGLLDVFRDFSNNEEDFLTVMEIVVRLSEDAEPTVRTELMEQIPPIAIFLQENRPKFPTAFFEYLMPIVVRYLTDVNNQVRKAGQEALLILLEQDLVAQSDIENKVCPILLDLSAPDSDDEYKVEAVNIICKMASMLSRTTVEHMLLPRFCELCSDGKLFQVRKICAANFGDICNAVGQEATERLLIPKFFELCSDSVWGMRKACAECFMAVSYTTSPEVRRSKLSPLFISLISDTCRWVRQAAFQSLGPFISTFANPSSAGLYIQEDGTPSIQQSARDVNSNSCQPSNNKTSMSSNTNATLPSSEQPKEIKPESSTEETSAEVRTKLSVEKLNKDTQEECSYCCISPGEDASRLSQGDRVAASVIEVTKDSSFPGMNSRLQSAEDVFNTFLYWRPPLPDISQDLELLQFKTEKHKDSCSAPCNSCVASSEIKKVLESLQEHIDDPDVQAQVQVLSAALRAAQFDSVGDYETKKMKESSGKLQNKTISDETTVSDATCSQVEEDTLSSPASQDNISDQSPTCVLKSTDSEEQHRGTSVFLKKEQENNSPVDDDKSKLQDIIPQPLLDQYLSMTDPARAQTVDTEIAKHCAYSLPGVALTLGRQNWHCLKDTYETLASDVQWKVRRTLAFSIHELAVILGDQLTAADLVPIFNGFLKDLDEVRIGVLKHLYDFLKLLHADKRREYLYQLQEFVVTDNSRNWRFRYELAEQLILILELYNPNDVYDYLRHIALTLCSDKVSEVRWISFKLVVAILQKFYANNANALGLNFINELVVRFRHCSKWVGRQAFAFICQAVVEEECMPVDQFVEHLLPSLLSLASDPVPNVRVLLAKALRQTLLEKAYFKSVGNPHLEAAEETVLALQSDRDQDVSFFATIKLKQGSMDNTTIDKQN, encoded by the exons ATGGCCG TCGGGTTTGAAGATTATGGACCAGACTGTGATAGCATGAGGATAACAGCATTTTTGGATATTCCTGGACAGGACAACTTAACTCCACTGGCTCGTCTAGAAAAATATGCCTTCAGTGATAACATATTTAACAG GCAAATTATTGCCAGAGGTCTTTTGGATGTCTTTCGAGATTTCAGTAATAATGAAGAAGACTTCCTGACTGTAATGGAAATAGTGGTCAGGCTCTCTGAAGATGCAG AACCAACTGTACGTACAGAGCTGATGGAACAAATACCTCCTATTGCcatttttctgcaagaaaatcGACCAAAATTCCCAACAGCATTTTTTGAATACCTTATGCCCATAGTAGTGAGATACCTCACAGATGTTAACAATCAG GTTAGAAAGGCAGGTCAAGAAGCACTGCTTATACTGCTAGAACAAGATCTTGTTGCTCAGAGCGACATTGAAAATAAGGTGTGTCCAATTCTGTTGGACCTCTCTGCTCCTGACAGTGATGATGAGTACAAGGTGGAAGCTGTGAAT ATAATCTGTAAAATGGCTTCTATGCTGAGCAGAACAACAGTTGAGCACATGCTGCTCCCTCGTTTCTGTGAACTGTGCAGTGATGGGAAATTGTTTCAAGTCCGAAAG ATTTGTGCAGCTAATTTTGGTGACATTTGTAATGCAGTTGGGCAAGAAGCCACAGAAAGACTGCTG ATTCCCAAATTCTTTGAACTCTGTTCTGATAGTGTTTGGGGAATGAGAAAAGCTTGTGCTGAATGCTTTATGGCAGTGTCTTACACCACATCCCCAGAAGTTCGCAGAAGCAAACTATCCCCACTGTTTATCAGTCTTATTAGTGACACTTGCAGATGG GTTCGTCAGGctgcttttcagtctcttggCCCATTTATTTCTACCTTTGCAAACCCTTCAAGTGCTGGTCTTTACATTCAAGAAGATGGGACGCCGAGTATCCAACAGTCAGCGCGAGATGTGAATTCCAATTCTTGTCAGccaagcaacaacaaaacttcAATGTCCTCCAATACAAATGCTACACTGCCCAG TTCAGAACAACCAAAGGAAATCAAACCAGAATCATCGACTGAAGAGACTTCAGCTGAAGTTCGTACAAAGCTCTCTGTTGAGAAACTAAATAAAGATACACAGGAGGAATGTTCATATTGTTGTATCAGTCCTGGAGAAGATGCGTCTCGATTGTCTCAGGGTGACAGAGTTGCTGCTAGTGTCATAGAAGTCACTAAGGACAGCAGTTTTCCTGGAATGAACTCAAGGCTACAGTCTGCTGAGGACGTATTTAATACTTTTCTATACTGGCGCCCTCCTCTGCCTGATATAAGTCAGGATCTGGAGTTGCTTCAGTTCAAGACTGAAAAGCATAAAGATAGCTGTTCAGCGCCATGTAATAGCTGTGTTGCTagtagtgaaataaaaaaagttctAGAAAGCTTGCAAGAGCACATAGATGATCCAGATGTTCAAG CTCAGGTCCAAGTGCTGTCTGCTGCTCTCAGAGCTGCTCAGTTTGATTCTGTTGGTGACTATGAGaccaaaaaaatgaaagaaagcagtGGCAAACTCCAGAACAAAACTATTTCAGATGAAACCACTGTTTCAGATGCTACCTgcagccaggtggaggaggaCACGCTTTCATCCCCTGCTTCCCAGGATAACATCAGTGACCAGTCTCCCACCTGTGTACTGAAAAGCACA GACTCAGAGGAACAGCACAGAGGAaccagtgtatttttaaagaaagagcaagaaaataatTCGCCAGTGGATGATGACAAGTCAAAATTACAG GATATCATACCTCAGCCTTTATTAGACCAGTACTTGTCAATGACCGACCCAGCTCGAGCCCAGACTGTTGATACTGAAATAGCCAAACACTGTGCATATAGCCTTCCTGGAGTGGCCTTGACACTGGGCAGGCAGAACTGGCACTGCCTGAAAGATACGTATGAGACACTGGCCTCGGATGTACAG TGGAAGGTACGTCGGACGCTAGCTTTCTCCATACATGAACTAGCAGTTATCCTGGGGGATCAGCTAACGGCTGCTGACCTGGTGCCAATTTTCAATGGATTCTTGAAAGATCTGGATGAAGTGCGTATTGGTGTCCTTAAACATCTGTATGACTTCCTGAAG ttacTTCATGCAGACAAAAGGAGAGAGTATCTTTATCAACTTCAAGAATTTGTGGTGACTGATAACAGCAGGAACTGGAGGTTTCGTTACGAGCTGGCGGA GCAGCTGATCCTGATACTGGAGCTCTATAATCCCAATGATGTCTATGACTACCTAAGACATATTGCATTAACTCTCTGCTCCGATAAAGTTTCAGAAGTCCGGTGGATCTCCTTCAAACTG GTTGTAGCAATACTACAGAAGTTCTATGCAAACAATGCAAATGCACTGGGATTAAATTTCATTAATGAACTTGTGGTGCGGTTTCGCCACTGCTCCAAGTGGGTTGGAAGACAAGCTTTTGCCTTCATTTGTCAG GCTGTAGTAGAAGAAGAATGTATGCCTGTCGACCAGTTTGTTGAACACTTACTCCCCAGTCTGTTAAGTCTTGCTTCAGATCCTGTGCCAAACGTAAGGGTTCTGTTGGCCAAGGCTCTAAGGCAGACATTATTGGAGAAAG CTTATTTTAAAAGCGTTGGCAATCCTCATCtagaagctgcagaagagacCGTTTTAGCCCTGCAGTCTGACAGAGATCAAGATGTGTCCTTCTTTGCCACCATAAAACTAAAGCAGGGTAGCATGGACAATACTACCATTGACAAACAAAACTAA